One Pseudomonas sp. AN-1 genomic region harbors:
- a CDS encoding chemotaxis protein CheB: MSERSSGRVAVIADTSLQRHVLQQTLQANGYQVLLNSDPLRLDDEQLSACMPDLWLVDLAQLEDSPLIDRLLEQASAPVLFGEGQAPERSSEHYPRWERRLLGKLKRLVGDPARAVGPSLEALLANGQRPPRLNLPEALAETALAIGEPAEQVWLLAASLGGPEAVKEFLDALPGGLPLGFIYAQHIDPSFEQRLPQAVGRHSQWPVNLAREGDRVRCGEVVVAPISHELAFDEDGCMRILDRSWPEPYSPSIDQMMLNLAQQFPSCCGVIAFSGMGSDGSAAAAYLRRQGGLIWTQKADSCACPSMPDSLRDGGHSSFSATPRELAEALVVRLAEQYDQ; this comes from the coding sequence ATGAGTGAACGTAGCAGCGGCCGCGTCGCGGTCATCGCCGACACCTCGCTGCAGCGCCACGTGCTGCAGCAGACCCTGCAGGCCAATGGCTACCAGGTGCTGCTCAACAGCGACCCGCTGCGTCTCGACGACGAGCAACTGAGCGCCTGCATGCCGGACCTGTGGCTGGTCGACCTGGCCCAGCTGGAGGATTCGCCGCTGATCGACCGGCTCCTCGAGCAGGCCAGCGCCCCGGTGCTGTTCGGCGAGGGACAGGCTCCGGAGCGCAGCTCCGAGCACTACCCCCGCTGGGAGCGGCGCCTGCTCGGCAAGCTCAAGCGCCTGGTCGGCGATCCGGCCCGCGCGGTCGGCCCGAGCCTGGAGGCGCTGCTCGCCAACGGCCAGCGCCCGCCGCGGCTCAACCTGCCGGAAGCGCTGGCCGAGACGGCGCTGGCCATCGGCGAGCCGGCCGAGCAGGTGTGGCTGCTGGCGGCCTCGCTGGGCGGCCCGGAGGCGGTCAAGGAGTTCCTCGACGCCCTGCCCGGCGGCCTGCCGCTGGGCTTCATCTACGCCCAGCACATCGATCCGTCGTTCGAGCAGCGCCTGCCCCAGGCGGTCGGCCGCCACAGCCAGTGGCCGGTCAACCTGGCCCGCGAGGGCGACCGGGTGCGCTGCGGCGAGGTGGTGGTGGCGCCGATCAGCCACGAGCTGGCCTTCGACGAGGATGGCTGCATGCGCATCCTCGACCGCTCCTGGCCGGAGCCCTACAGCCCGTCGATCGACCAGATGATGCTCAACCTGGCCCAGCAGTTCCCGTCCTGCTGCGGCGTGATCGCCTTCAGCGGCATGGGCAGCGACGGCAGCGCCGCCGCCGCCTATCTGCGCCGTCAGGGCGGCCTGATCTGGACCCAGAAGGCCGACAGCTGCGCCTGCCCGAGCATGCCGGACAGCCTGCGCGACGGCGGCCACAGCAGTTTCAGCGCGACCCCGCGCGAGCTGGCCGAGGCGCTGGTGGTGCGCCTGGCCGAGCAGTACGACCAGTGA
- a CDS encoding CheR family methyltransferase has translation MQPSAVWAMKPLPDITAAEFRAWQELLETRSGMVLNEQRRAFLQTTLGKRLRELGLDSYASYYQQVTDGPRGAVEWSHLMDRLTVQETRFFRHPASYEHLAGYLRERLEQLERGRAWQLWSVGCSSGEEAYSLAVVAAEVQREAGLEGRRFGVTGTDLSLSALARAREGRYGARRVGELPAELLERYFLDQSDGSYQVCESLRERVCFARLNVLELERAPQRGMDVIFCQNLLIYFRRWRRREILSRLVERLVPGGLLVIGVGEVADWRHPQLQPVADERVLAFTRKG, from the coding sequence ATGCAGCCAAGCGCGGTCTGGGCGATGAAGCCGCTGCCCGATATCACGGCAGCGGAATTCCGTGCCTGGCAGGAATTGCTGGAAACCCGCAGCGGCATGGTGCTCAACGAGCAGCGCCGCGCCTTCCTGCAGACCACCCTGGGCAAGCGTCTGCGCGAGCTGGGGCTGGACAGCTACGCCAGCTACTACCAGCAGGTGACCGACGGCCCGCGCGGTGCTGTGGAGTGGTCGCACCTGATGGACCGCCTGACCGTGCAGGAAACCCGTTTCTTCCGTCATCCCGCGTCCTACGAGCATCTCGCCGGTTACCTGCGTGAGCGGCTGGAGCAACTTGAGCGCGGACGTGCCTGGCAGCTGTGGAGCGTGGGCTGCTCCAGCGGTGAGGAGGCCTACTCGCTGGCCGTGGTGGCGGCGGAGGTGCAGCGCGAGGCCGGTCTGGAAGGGCGCCGCTTCGGCGTCACCGGCACCGACCTCAGCCTCAGCGCCCTGGCCCGGGCCCGCGAGGGGCGCTACGGCGCCCGGCGGGTCGGCGAGCTGCCTGCCGAGCTGCTGGAGCGCTACTTCCTGGACCAGTCCGACGGCAGCTACCAGGTCTGCGAGTCCCTGCGCGAACGTGTCTGCTTTGCCCGACTGAACGTGCTCGAACTCGAGCGTGCGCCGCAGCGCGGCATGGATGTCATCTTCTGTCAGAACCTGCTGATCTACTTTCGGCGCTGGCGCCGGCGCGAGATCCTGTCGCGCCTGGTCGAGCGTCTGGTACCGGGCGGGCTGCTTGTGATCGGCGTCGGCGAAGTGGCCGACTGGCGTCACCCGCAGCTGCAGCCGGTCGCCGATGAGCGGGTTCTGGCCTTTACCCGAAAGGGGTAA
- a CDS encoding 16S rRNA (uracil(1498)-N(3))-methyltransferase yields MRLSRFFIDLPLSLGRFDLPEAQAHYIGRVLRLAAGDAVQLFDGSGREFVGELVEVGKKNVQVELREQFAGLAESPLHIHLGQGLSRGERMDWAIQKATELGVAEITPIVSERCEVRLKDERADKRLAHWRQVAISACEQCGRSVLPIIHAPLSLAEWLEQTAAELKLVLHPVAEPLTGHARPASLAFLIGPEGGLSDAEVAQAQRAGYQAARLGPRVLRTETAPVVALSVAQQLWGDF; encoded by the coding sequence ATGCGTCTATCCCGTTTCTTCATCGATCTCCCCCTGTCCCTCGGCCGTTTCGATCTGCCGGAGGCCCAGGCCCACTACATCGGCCGCGTGCTGCGGCTCGCTGCCGGCGACGCCGTGCAGCTGTTCGACGGCAGCGGCCGCGAGTTCGTCGGCGAACTGGTCGAGGTGGGCAAGAAGAACGTGCAGGTGGAGCTGCGCGAGCAGTTCGCCGGGCTCGCCGAGTCGCCGCTGCACATCCACCTCGGCCAGGGCCTGTCGCGCGGCGAGCGCATGGACTGGGCGATCCAGAAGGCCACCGAGCTGGGGGTCGCCGAGATCACCCCGATCGTCAGCGAGCGCTGCGAGGTACGCCTGAAGGACGAGCGCGCCGACAAGCGCCTGGCCCACTGGCGCCAGGTGGCGATCAGCGCCTGCGAGCAGTGCGGCCGCTCGGTGCTGCCGATCATCCATGCGCCGCTGTCCCTGGCCGAGTGGCTGGAGCAGACCGCCGCCGAGCTGAAGCTGGTGCTGCATCCGGTCGCCGAGCCGCTGACCGGCCATGCCCGCCCGGCCTCGCTGGCCTTCCTGATCGGCCCGGAAGGCGGCCTGAGCGACGCCGAGGTGGCGCAGGCGCAGCGCGCCGGCTACCAGGCCGCCCGCCTCGGCCCGCGGGTGCTGCGCACCGAGACCGCGCCGGTGGTGGCGCTCAGCGTGGCCCAGCAGCTGTGGGGCGACTTCTGA
- a CDS encoding Hpt domain-containing protein: MGDRHDYVALEWVKGEIAETLKQARQALEAFVESPQDLTRLRFCLNHVHQVQGTLQMVEFYGAALLAEEMERLLQALIEGRGSRGEALEVLMQAILQLPVYLERIQSARRDLPLVVLPLLNDLRAARGESLLSETSLFSPDLSAARPAALAPAALERLERAGLPTLLRKLRQMLQVALAGYIRNQEPATQLGYLVKVFAKLESLTATAPVGPLWSVAAGVVEGLLDGSIAASNTLRTLLREVDHELKRLIDDGMPALNQPAPDQLLKNLLFYVAKSPSEAGRTAELKARFQLAEAMPDSRLVDEERARMAGPDRDAMRSVVGALCEELVRVKDSLDLFVRSDRRQLSDLVGLQVPLKQIGDTLAVLGFGQQRKVIADQLLTIGQLISGQCQPNDAVLMDIAGALLFVEATLSGMVGPAEGERGEDNLLPTTDVGQIHQLVIKEARNGLEQSKDAIIEFIGSQWNHEHLARVPELLTQVRGGLGMIPLPRAAALLDACCRYIREQLLVRQAVPSWQSLDTLADAITSVEYYLERIAEDHVTQGDLILDVAEESLTTLGYGLQPTRSILDEPMPELVELRAEPAVAVIAEPEPDISAPRLEPLAETPPVATPLAVETPAPVEAAEAAVGVDPQAAAVEAEALVATEPVVVPAEVPQPSVPVSEPASEPASELSLAAVLATPVAAINPPAQDAPPQLLPPPADEEPVDEDLQEVFIEEAGEVLDTINEFLPQWAADTGNREALTEVRRAFHTLKGSGRMVRALVIGELAWSIENMLNRVIDRSIQVDDPLLQVIRDVVDLLPALVDEYAAKAQRQRDDVDRLAASAHALSRGEPLPGAVPAIEAVAAGLPAESTVASAEAASDEELLDPQLLEVFLAEAEAHLEAIVRFLGACDRELPQAVTDELQRALHTLKGSAYMAGIQPIAEVAAPLERLAKEFKTNLIPFGLAAAELLRDAEKLLRRGLERLGSEPLARLPGSEELLTRVQQLHQEQLDAAEAGWRSQDRRDPKLISQFLAEGMDILLDADDLLARWRQHPAEREELEALRSELATLSRGAQHAELPQVDQLCIALLAIYAAVGESRLVVDGPFFREVEAAHEALIGMMDQVAAGLEVAPQPARVQALQQLLVQACSVVEAPEFDLLVEAEPVVDADIVPPVEFESLADAEPVAEADAVPLAGFEPSPADEPEAESEAAAVLEFESLADAEPVAEADAVPLAGFELSLAEEPEAESAAAAVLEFESLADAEPVAEAEAVPPLGLEPSPAEEPEAELAAAAVLEFESLTDAEPVADAEAAPLAGLEPSPADEPAAESDAAAVLEFESLADAEPVVEADADVVPPLGFELSLADEPVAEPAAAAGLEFDLLAQTEVDVVPLPGIELAAEAEPMAELDPPLAHGVAEPAPLPVVPEDEAPDAEMVEIFLEEAGDILESAGEALERWLAQPQARSALASLQRDLHTLKGGARMAGVRAIGDLAHELEFVYEGLTDGRFDLAEGAVGLLHEGHDLLARQVEELQSGLPLTAAGALLEQMRALRQGGMPDLPAGALPAHPEAEAEAEAEAEAEAEAEAEAEAEAEAEAEAEAEAEAEAEAEAEAEAEAEAEAEAEAEAEAEAEAEAEAEVEAEVEAEVEAEATDLDFLALSLAEERGFAEPMAAEAPALPAASQHAAALQADLQSSLVVERDPELVEIFLEEGFDILDSAGEALQRWIEAGARGPGLEALQRDLHTLKGGARMAEVSEVGDLAHELEYLYEGLGDGRLQAESSLFGLLHDSHDRLALMLEALRSGKALPDGAQLIEAIRRFRRQGQQGGDTRQPAAPVLPEAAASCAAPLDALAQAGQPLDDSAADDDESGFLTPELSDNDVLSLFLEEAGDLLEALESALGSWEGRGAAPLDDLLRVLHTLKGGARLAGLRHLGELALELEQHLNAAATDSSALASLFPALQSGYERLLADVEQLRTRLPSEAAEGPEPSAAPVAPRLEPLVQRLTPVRDDVPRKVLPFVQRAQQAAAEAAARRAPQELVKVPAELLEALVNLAGETSIFRGRVEQQVNDTAFTLGEMEATIERVRDQLRRLDTETQAQILSRYQAESERAGYEDFDPLEMDRYSQLQQLSRALFESASDLLDLKETLTARNRDAETLLLQQARVNTELQEGLMRTRMVPFDRLVPRLRRIVRQVAGELGKQVELVVHNAEGEMDRSVLEGMVAPLEHMLRNAVDHGIEAQEVRRAAGKPEAGTIRLSLSREGGDILLTLADDGAGVNIAAVRRKAVERGLMAAESELSDYEVLQFILEAGFSTAAKVTQISGRGVGMDVVASGVKQLGGSVSIDSVAGQGTRFLVRLPFTVSVNRALMVHSGEDLYAIPLNTVEGIVRISPYELEAYYQPGAPRFEYAGQQYQVKYLGELLNNGQQPKLAAQSLPLPVILVRSAEYATAVQVDSLAGSREIVVKSLGAQFSGVPGISGATILGDGRVVVILDLLATLRARQAQQLPRQAGVARLGTESADKQRPPLVMVVDDSVTVRKVTTRLLERNGMEVLTAKDGVDAIAQLQDVVPDVMLLDIEMPRMDGFEVATLVRHDERLKDLPIIMITSRTGEKHRERALAIGVNQYLGKPYQEAALLEQIQQLVGRHE; encoded by the coding sequence ATGGGTGATCGGCACGACTATGTCGCCCTGGAGTGGGTCAAAGGCGAAATCGCGGAAACCCTCAAGCAGGCCCGCCAGGCGCTGGAGGCGTTCGTCGAGAGCCCGCAGGACCTGACGCGCCTGCGTTTCTGCCTGAACCACGTCCATCAGGTGCAAGGCACCCTGCAGATGGTCGAGTTCTATGGCGCCGCTCTGCTGGCCGAGGAAATGGAGCGGCTGCTGCAGGCCCTGATCGAGGGGCGCGGCAGCCGTGGCGAGGCGCTGGAAGTGCTGATGCAGGCGATCCTGCAGCTGCCGGTCTACCTCGAGCGAATCCAGAGCGCCCGCCGCGACCTGCCGCTGGTGGTTCTGCCGCTGCTCAACGACCTGCGCGCCGCCCGTGGCGAGAGCCTGCTGTCGGAAACCAGCCTGTTTTCCCCCGACCTGTCGGCCGCACGGCCCGCAGCGCTGGCTCCGGCTGCCCTCGAGCGACTGGAGCGTGCCGGCCTGCCGACCCTGCTGCGCAAGCTGCGGCAGATGCTGCAGGTGGCGCTGGCAGGCTACATCCGCAACCAGGAACCGGCGACCCAGCTGGGTTATCTGGTCAAGGTGTTCGCCAAGCTGGAAAGCCTGACCGCCACTGCCCCCGTCGGCCCGCTGTGGTCGGTGGCTGCCGGCGTGGTCGAGGGACTGCTCGACGGCAGCATCGCCGCCAGCAACACCCTGCGCACCCTGCTGCGCGAGGTCGATCACGAACTCAAGCGCCTGATCGACGACGGCATGCCGGCGCTCAACCAGCCGGCGCCCGACCAACTGCTGAAGAACCTGCTGTTCTACGTGGCCAAGAGCCCCAGCGAGGCGGGGCGTACCGCCGAGCTGAAGGCGCGCTTCCAGCTGGCCGAGGCGATGCCCGACAGCCGTCTGGTGGACGAGGAGCGCGCCCGCATGGCCGGCCCCGACCGCGACGCCATGCGCTCGGTGGTCGGGGCCCTGTGCGAGGAGCTGGTGCGGGTCAAGGACAGCCTCGACCTGTTCGTGCGCAGCGATCGGCGCCAGCTGAGCGATCTGGTCGGCCTGCAGGTGCCGCTCAAGCAGATCGGCGATACCCTGGCGGTGCTCGGCTTCGGCCAGCAGCGCAAGGTGATCGCCGACCAGCTGCTGACCATCGGCCAGCTGATCAGCGGTCAGTGCCAGCCCAACGACGCGGTGCTGATGGACATCGCCGGCGCGCTGCTGTTCGTCGAGGCCACCCTGTCCGGCATGGTCGGTCCGGCCGAAGGCGAGCGTGGCGAGGACAACCTGCTGCCGACCACCGATGTGGGGCAGATCCACCAGCTGGTGATCAAGGAAGCACGCAACGGCCTCGAGCAGTCCAAGGATGCCATCATCGAGTTCATCGGTTCCCAGTGGAATCACGAGCATCTGGCCCGCGTGCCCGAGCTGCTGACCCAGGTGCGCGGCGGTCTCGGCATGATCCCGCTGCCGCGTGCCGCGGCTCTGCTGGATGCCTGCTGCCGCTACATCCGCGAGCAGCTGCTGGTGCGCCAGGCGGTGCCGAGCTGGCAGAGCCTGGACACCCTGGCCGACGCCATCACCAGCGTCGAGTACTACCTCGAGCGGATCGCCGAGGATCATGTGACCCAGGGCGACCTGATCCTCGACGTCGCCGAGGAAAGCCTGACGACGCTGGGCTATGGCCTGCAGCCGACCCGCTCGATCCTCGACGAGCCGATGCCCGAGCTGGTGGAGCTGCGCGCCGAACCGGCCGTTGCGGTCATCGCCGAGCCCGAGCCGGACATTTCCGCGCCGCGGCTGGAGCCCCTGGCCGAGACACCGCCCGTGGCAACCCCGCTGGCGGTCGAAACTCCGGCGCCGGTCGAGGCCGCCGAAGCGGCGGTCGGGGTGGATCCCCAGGCCGCGGCTGTCGAAGCCGAGGCCCTGGTGGCCACGGAGCCGGTCGTAGTGCCCGCCGAGGTGCCGCAGCCGTCAGTACCGGTGTCCGAACCGGCGTCTGAACCGGCGTCCGAGCTGAGCCTGGCCGCCGTGCTGGCGACGCCGGTAGCGGCGATCAATCCGCCGGCCCAGGACGCCCCGCCGCAGCTGCTGCCGCCGCCCGCCGACGAGGAGCCGGTGGACGAGGACCTGCAGGAGGTGTTCATCGAGGAAGCCGGCGAGGTCCTCGACACCATCAACGAATTCCTGCCGCAGTGGGCCGCCGACACCGGCAACCGCGAAGCGCTCACCGAGGTGCGCCGCGCGTTCCACACCCTCAAGGGCAGTGGCCGGATGGTGCGCGCCCTGGTCATCGGCGAGCTGGCCTGGTCGATCGAGAACATGCTCAACCGGGTCATCGACCGCAGCATCCAGGTCGATGACCCGCTGCTGCAGGTGATCCGCGACGTGGTCGACCTGCTGCCGGCGCTGGTCGATGAATACGCCGCCAAGGCCCAGCGCCAGCGCGACGACGTCGACCGCCTGGCCGCCAGCGCCCATGCCCTGTCGCGCGGCGAGCCCCTGCCTGGCGCCGTACCGGCGATCGAGGCGGTCGCCGCCGGCCTGCCGGCAGAGTCCACCGTCGCATCCGCCGAGGCTGCGTCCGACGAGGAGTTGCTCGACCCGCAACTGCTGGAGGTGTTCCTCGCCGAGGCCGAAGCCCATCTGGAAGCCATCGTCCGCTTCCTCGGCGCCTGCGACCGCGAACTGCCGCAGGCGGTCACCGACGAACTGCAGCGTGCCCTGCACACCCTCAAGGGCAGCGCCTACATGGCCGGTATCCAGCCGATCGCCGAAGTGGCGGCGCCGCTGGAAAGACTGGCGAAAGAGTTCAAGACCAACCTGATACCCTTCGGCCTGGCCGCCGCCGAGCTGCTGCGCGATGCGGAAAAGCTCCTGCGCCGCGGCCTGGAGCGCCTCGGCAGCGAGCCGCTGGCACGCCTGCCGGGCAGCGAGGAGCTGCTGACCCGGGTGCAGCAGCTGCACCAGGAGCAGCTGGATGCCGCCGAGGCCGGCTGGCGCAGCCAGGACCGGCGCGATCCCAAGCTGATCAGCCAGTTCCTCGCCGAGGGCATGGACATCCTGCTGGATGCCGACGATCTGCTGGCGCGCTGGCGTCAGCATCCGGCCGAACGCGAGGAACTCGAGGCCCTGCGCAGCGAGCTGGCGACCCTGTCGCGCGGTGCGCAGCACGCCGAGCTGCCTCAGGTCGATCAGCTGTGCATCGCCCTGCTGGCGATCTATGCGGCCGTCGGCGAGTCGCGGCTGGTGGTGGACGGCCCGTTCTTCCGCGAGGTGGAGGCGGCCCACGAAGCCCTGATCGGCATGATGGATCAGGTTGCCGCCGGCCTCGAGGTCGCTCCGCAGCCGGCGCGCGTGCAGGCTCTGCAGCAACTGCTGGTTCAGGCCTGCAGCGTGGTCGAGGCCCCGGAGTTCGATCTGTTGGTGGAAGCCGAGCCGGTGGTCGATGCCGATATCGTCCCGCCAGTCGAGTTCGAGTCGCTGGCGGATGCCGAGCCGGTGGCCGAGGCCGATGCTGTCCCGCTGGCCGGATTCGAGCCGTCCCCGGCCGACGAACCGGAAGCGGAGTCCGAAGCCGCCGCGGTCCTGGAGTTCGAGTCGCTGGCGGATGCCGAGCCGGTGGCCGAGGCCGATGCCGTCCCGCTGGCCGGATTCGAGTTGTCCCTGGCCGAGGAGCCGGAAGCGGAGTCCGCAGCCGCCGCGGTCCTGGAGTTCGAGTCGCTGGCGGATGCCGAGCCGGTGGCCGAGGCCGAGGCCGTCCCGCCGCTCGGACTCGAGCCGTCCCCGGCCGAGGAGCCGGAAGCGGAGCTCGCAGCCGCCGCTGTCCTGGAGTTCGAGTCGCTGACGGATGCCGAGCCGGTGGCCGATGCCGAGGCCGCCCCGCTGGCCGGACTCGAGCCGTCGCCGGCCGATGAGCCGGCGGCGGAGTCCGATGCCGCCGCGGTCCTGGAGTTCGAGTCGCTGGCGGATGCCGAACCGGTGGTCGAGGCCGATGCGGATGTCGTCCCGCCGCTCGGGTTCGAGTTGTCCCTGGCCGACGAGCCGGTGGCGGAGCCCGCAGCCGCCGCGGGTCTGGAGTTCGACCTGCTCGCACAGACCGAGGTCGATGTTGTTCCGCTGCCCGGGATCGAGCTGGCGGCAGAAGCCGAGCCGATGGCCGAGCTCGATCCGCCGCTGGCCCATGGCGTTGCCGAACCGGCACCCCTGCCGGTGGTGCCCGAGGACGAGGCTCCCGATGCGGAGATGGTCGAGATCTTCCTCGAGGAGGCGGGCGATATCCTGGAGAGTGCCGGCGAGGCACTCGAGCGCTGGCTCGCCCAGCCCCAGGCCCGCTCCGCCCTGGCTTCGCTGCAGCGTGACCTGCACACCCTCAAGGGTGGTGCGCGCATGGCCGGGGTCCGTGCCATCGGCGATCTGGCCCACGAGCTGGAGTTCGTCTACGAAGGTCTCACCGATGGTCGTTTCGACCTCGCCGAGGGCGCTGTCGGCCTGCTGCACGAGGGCCACGACCTGCTGGCCCGGCAGGTGGAGGAGCTGCAGTCGGGCCTGCCGCTGACCGCAGCGGGCGCACTGCTCGAACAGATGCGCGCCCTGCGTCAGGGGGGGATGCCGGACTTGCCGGCAGGCGCCCTGCCTGCACATCCTGAAGCCGAAGCCGAAGCCGAAGCCGAAGCCGAAGCCGAAGCCGAAGCCGAAGCCGAAGCCGAAGCCGAAGCCGAAGCCGAAGCCGAAGCCGAAGCCGAAGCCGAAGCCGAAGCCGAAGCCGAAGCCGAAGCCGAAGCCGAAGCCGAAGCCGAAGCCGAAGCCGAAGCCGAAGCCGAAGCCGAAGCCGAAGCCGAAGCCGAAGCCGAAGTCGAAGCCGAAGTCGAAGCCGAAGTCGAAGCCGAAGCCACGGACCTGGACTTCCTGGCACTGTCGCTGGCCGAGGAGCGCGGATTCGCCGAGCCGATGGCCGCCGAGGCTCCGGCGCTGCCCGCTGCATCGCAGCATGCGGCGGCCCTGCAGGCCGACCTGCAGAGCAGCCTGGTGGTCGAGCGCGACCCGGAGCTGGTGGAGATCTTCCTCGAGGAAGGCTTCGACATCCTCGACTCCGCCGGCGAGGCCCTGCAGCGCTGGATCGAGGCAGGCGCCCGCGGTCCGGGCCTGGAAGCCCTGCAGCGCGATCTGCACACCCTCAAGGGCGGTGCGCGCATGGCCGAGGTCAGCGAGGTCGGCGACCTGGCTCACGAGCTGGAATACCTCTACGAAGGCCTCGGCGATGGCCGCCTGCAGGCGGAGTCGTCGCTGTTCGGTCTGCTGCACGACAGCCACGACCGCCTGGCCCTGATGCTCGAGGCCTTGCGCAGCGGCAAAGCGCTGCCCGATGGCGCACAACTGATCGAGGCGATCCGTCGCTTCCGCCGGCAAGGGCAGCAGGGCGGCGATACCCGCCAGCCTGCCGCTCCGGTCCTGCCCGAGGCTGCCGCGTCTTGCGCGGCGCCGCTCGATGCGCTGGCGCAGGCCGGGCAACCGCTCGACGACAGCGCGGCGGACGATGACGAGTCGGGCTTCCTCACTCCGGAGCTGAGCGACAACGATGTGCTGTCGCTGTTCCTCGAGGAGGCCGGCGACCTGCTGGAGGCGCTGGAGTCCGCACTCGGCAGCTGGGAAGGCCGTGGCGCCGCGCCGCTGGACGACCTGCTGCGCGTGCTGCACACCCTCAAGGGCGGTGCGCGCCTGGCCGGCCTGCGGCATCTGGGCGAGCTGGCCCTCGAACTCGAGCAGCACCTGAACGCGGCCGCGACCGACAGCAGCGCGCTGGCCTCGCTGTTCCCGGCCCTGCAGAGCGGTTACGAGCGCCTGCTGGCCGATGTCGAGCAGCTGCGCACGCGGCTGCCCAGCGAGGCGGCCGAAGGGCCGGAGCCGTCCGCTGCGCCGGTCGCGCCGCGTCTGGAGCCGCTGGTGCAGCGGCTCACCCCGGTGCGCGACGACGTTCCGCGCAAGGTGCTGCCCTTCGTCCAGCGCGCCCAGCAGGCGGCTGCCGAGGCCGCTGCGCGTCGCGCGCCGCAGGAGCTGGTCAAGGTGCCGGCGGAGCTGCTCGAGGCGCTGGTCAACCTGGCCGGCGAGACCTCGATCTTCCGGGGGCGCGTCGAGCAGCAGGTCAACGACACCGCCTTCACCCTCGGCGAGATGGAAGCAACCATCGAGCGGGTGCGCGACCAGTTGCGCCGCCTGGATACCGAAACCCAGGCGCAGATCCTCTCGCGCTACCAGGCCGAGAGCGAGCGGGCCGGCTACGAGGACTTCGACCCGCTGGAAATGGACCGCTACTCGCAGCTGCAGCAGCTCTCGCGCGCACTGTTCGAGTCGGCGTCCGACCTGCTCGACCTCAAGGAAACCCTGACCGCGCGCAACCGCGATGCGGAGACCCTGCTGCTGCAGCAGGCGCGGGTCAACACCGAGCTGCAGGAAGGCCTGATGCGCACCCGCATGGTGCCGTTCGACCGCCTGGTGCCGCGCCTGCGCCGTATCGTGCGCCAGGTCGCCGGCGAGCTGGGCAAGCAGGTCGAACTGGTGGTGCACAACGCCGAAGGCGAGATGGACCGCAGTGTGCTGGAAGGCATGGTGGCGCCGCTGGAGCACATGCTGCGCAATGCCGTCGACCACGGCATCGAGGCGCAGGAAGTGCGCCGCGCCGCCGGCAAGCCGGAGGCGGGCACCATCCGCCTGAGCCTGAGCCGCGAGGGCGGCGACATCCTGCTGACCCTGGCCGACGACGGCGCCGGGGTGAACATCGCTGCAGTGCGCCGCAAGGCCGTCGAGCGCGGCCTGATGGCCGCCGAGTCCGAACTGTCCGACTACGAGGTGCTGCAGTTCATCCTCGAGGCCGGCTTCTCCACCGCCGCCAAGGTCACCCAGATCTCCGGGCGTGGCGTGGGCATGGACGTGGTGGCCTCCGGGGTCAAGCAGCTCGGCGGCTCGGTCAGCATCGACTCGGTCGCCGGCCAGGGCACCCGCTTCCTGGTGCGCCTGCCGTTCACCGTGTCGGTCAACCGCGCGCTGATGGTGCACTCCGGCGAAGACCTGTACGCCATCCCGCTGAACACCGTGGAGGGCATCGTGCGCATCTCGCCCTACGAGCTGGAGGCCTACTACCAGCCGGGCGCACCGCGCTTCGAGTACGCCGGGCAGCAGTACCAGGTGAAGTATCTCGGCGAGCTGCTGAACAACGGCCAGCAGCCCAAGCTGGCGGCGCAGAGCCTGCCGCTGCCGGTGATCCTGGTGCGCTCGGCGGAATACGCCACCGCGGTGCAGGTGGACAGCCTGGCCGGCTCGCGCGAGATCGTGGTGAAGAGTCTCGGCGCGCAGTTCTCCGGCGTGCCGGGGATCTCCGGCGCAACCATCCTCGGCGACGGCCGGGTGGTGGTGATTCTCGACCTGCTGGCCACCCTGCGTGCCCGCCAGGCCCAGCAGCTGCCAAGGCAGGCCGGTGTGGCGCGCCTCGGCACGGAGAGCGCCGACAAGCAGCGCCCGCCGCTGGTCATGGTGGTCGACGACTCGGTGACCGTGCGCAAGGTGACCACGCGCCTGCTCGAGCGCAATGGCATGGAGGTGCTGACCGCCAAGGACGGCGTCGACGCCATCGCCCAGCTGCAGGACGTGGTGCCGGACGTGATGCTGCTCGACATCGAGATGCCGCGCATGGACGGCTTCGAGGTGGCCACCCTGGTGCGCCACGACGAGCGTCTCAAGGACCTGCCGATCATCATGATCACCTCGCGGACCGGCGAGAAGCACCGCGAGCGCGCGCTGGCCATCGGAGTCAACCAGTATCTCGGCAAGCCGTATCAGGAAGCGGCGCTGCTCGAGCAGATCCAGCAGTTGGTAGGTCGTCATGAGTGA
- a CDS encoding chemotaxis protein CheW, whose translation MSQAAPVTAGAAQQTLNTLLLPLSDRVLLLPSVALAELINQRPVEAHPGTPDWYLGDLIWRDLRLPLLSFEAASSGKPPAPVGSGARIAVINAIGGRPQLKFYALLVQGIPRPQRLDTQLASAGAPLAALELDSALVEGELARIPDLIALEQKLADIGLI comes from the coding sequence ATGAGCCAAGCAGCCCCCGTCACCGCCGGCGCGGCACAACAAACCCTCAACACCCTGCTGTTGCCGCTCAGCGACCGCGTCCTGCTGCTGCCCAGCGTGGCGCTGGCCGAGCTGATCAACCAGCGTCCGGTCGAGGCGCATCCGGGGACTCCGGACTGGTATCTGGGCGACCTCATCTGGCGCGACCTGCGCCTGCCGCTGCTGTCCTTCGAGGCGGCGTCCAGCGGCAAGCCGCCGGCGCCGGTGGGCAGCGGGGCGCGCATCGCGGTGATCAACGCCATCGGCGGCCGGCCGCAACTGAAGTTCTACGCCCTGCTGGTGCAGGGCATCCCGCGGCCGCAGCGGCTCGATACCCAGCTGGCCAGCGCCGGCGCCCCGCTGGCCGCGCTGGAGCTGGATTCGGCGCTGGTCGAGGGCGAGCTGGCGCGCATCCCCGATCTGATCGCCCTGGAGCAGAAGCTGGCCGATATCGGCCTGATCTGA